The sequence CCTGCGGATAAATAAAAATTCATTGTTCTTTTCAATAAATCCACCTGCAGCTTCAATGTAGTGGAGCGACTTTTTTAGAATGGGAAATGCTTTTTCGAATGCTAATCCAGATATAAAAACAGAGTTTTTCTGTGTTTCATCAGTAAAGTTTTCTATAATTTGCTTTAACTTTTTTTCACTCTCTTCGCTCTCATCTAATTTAATTGATTGATCTTGCGAAGGTTGCGTACCAAGGGATACGAACTCTAAAAATTTGTCATTTAAATATATTCGTGTGTTCATAAATATCTGATTTTGTAAAGGAACTAAACTTTAATTTTGCGGCATGACTTCGTTTGATGATGCCGAGTATAAAGTTGCTGAATTTTTATTACAAATAAAAGCTGTAAAACTTCAGCCTGAAAATCCTTTTACATGGGCAAGTGGATTAAAATCACCAATTTATTGTGATAACAGGAAAACCTTATCCTATCCGAAAATAAGGACGTATATCCGCCAGCATTTTGTGGAAACTATTAATGAGCATTTTGCCAAACCTGATGTGATAGCTGGTGTAGCCACCGGCGGCATCGCCATTGGAGCACTCGTAGCGCAGGAAATGGGATTGCCGTTTGTATATGTGAGAAGCGAAGCTAAAAAGCACGGTCTCACTAACATGATTGAGGGCGAAATTGAAAAAGGCCAGTCTGTTGTAGTAGTAGAAGATCTTATCAGTACAGGAGGAAGCAGCTTAAAGGCTGTGGAAGCTCTTCGCGAGAAAGGGTGCGATGTAAAGGGTATGGTAGCCATTTTTACTTATGGTTTTGATGAAGCTGTTCAGAATTTCAAGAAAGCCAAGTGCAGAATAGAAACACTTACCAATTATACCACTCTCATAAATGCAGCTCTTCAAAAGGAGTACATTGATGAAAAAGATATCAAGAGTTTGAAAGAATGGCGTGCTAATCCGGCCAAATGGAGCGAAAGCATTGCAAAATAAGCGAATGTGAAATAAGTATAATTCTCTCTCCTATTAAATTCTAATGCATACTTTTGGTATGCATTTTTATTTTAGAGATTTATGGAATTCTTTTATTTCATGCATCTCCATAATAAGAACTAAAAAACAGATATATGAAAAAAATAATTTTGATCGTAGCCGGACTCTTATTTGCATGCTCAGTTAGTAATGCCCAGGTAACAGATAATCTCACAAACAAAAGGTATATAGAAATTACCGGGACAAACGAAATGGAAATCACGCCAGATGAATTGTATATTACTATTACGCTTCTCGAAAGAATGGAGGGTAAAGAAAAAATTACCATAGACAAACAAGAAGCAGAACTTAAAAAAAGTTTAAAAGAATTAAATATTGATCTTGCTAATCTAACGCTAAGCAAAGCAGACGCAGATTACGGAAAGGTTCGTAAATCTAACAAAGATGTTCTTGTAAGCAAAGCCTATATTTTAAAAGTAGGAGATGCAGAGATGTTATCGAAAGTCTATGAAAAACTGGACAAGATAAATGCTTACGATGCTTATATTTCAAGATACACACATTCTAAAATTCTTGACTTCCAAAAAGAATGCCGCATTAAAGCAATTAAGGTTGCCAAAGAAAAAGTAGATTATATTTTAGCCGCAGTAGATCAAAAAGCAGGAACTCCCATACAAATAATGGAGACCGAAAATTATGTTCAGGATCAACCT is a genomic window of Sphingobacteriaceae bacterium containing:
- a CDS encoding orotate phosphoribosyltransferase, which encodes MTSFDDAEYKVAEFLLQIKAVKLQPENPFTWASGLKSPIYCDNRKTLSYPKIRTYIRQHFVETINEHFAKPDVIAGVATGGIAIGALVAQEMGLPFVYVRSEAKKHGLTNMIEGEIEKGQSVVVVEDLISTGGSSLKAVEALREKGCDVKGMVAIFTYGFDEAVQNFKKAKCRIETLTNYTTLINAALQKEYIDEKDIKSLKEWRANPAKWSESIAK